The proteins below come from a single Zea mays cultivar B73 chromosome 8, Zm-B73-REFERENCE-NAM-5.0, whole genome shotgun sequence genomic window:
- the LOC100283574 gene encoding 3-isopropylmalate dehydrogenase isoform X1, with amino-acid sequence MPGRSLPSTTTTLLSSASPFTIVSPLVRPPRRRRRPPPPLPLPLRTLCESSLSGLCGAGMALRRLLQGSVLPRIIGRDLAPAVAPFSTESGETIRATLFPGDGIGPEIAESVKQVFNVAGVPIEWEEHYVGTEVDPRTESFLTWESLESVRRNKVGLKGPMATPIGKGHRSLNLTLRKELGLYANVRPCNSLPGYKTRYDDVNLVTIRENTEGEYSGLEHQVVRGVVESLKIITRQASLRVAEYAFHYAKANGRERVSAIHKANIMRKTDGLFLKCCREVSEKYPEIQYEEVIIDNCCMTLVKNPGLFDVLVMPNLYGDIISDLCAGLIGGLGLTPSCNIGEGGICLAEAVHGSAPDIAGKNLANPTALMLSAVMLLRHMQFNDKADRIHNAILQTIAEGKYRTADLGGKASTSEFTNAVCDHI; translated from the exons ATGCCCGGAAGAAGTCTtccttccaccaccaccacccttcTCTCCTCCGCATCTCCCTTTACCATTGTCTCCCCCCTCGTCCGACCTCCTCGCCGCCGCAGacgaccgccgccgccgctgccgctgccgctgcgaACCCTTTGTGAATCTTCGTTGTCCG GGCTGTGTGGGGCAGGCATGGCGCTCCGGAGGCTGCTGCAGGGGAGCGTCCTGCCGCGGATAATCGGCAGGGATTTGGCACCGGCCGTGGCGCCGTTTTCAACGGAGTCCGGGGAGACCATTCGTGCCACGCTCTTTCCCGGCGATGGCATCGGGCCAGAGATCGCTGAGTCTGTCAAGCAG GTATTCAATGTTGCAGGGGTACCAATTGAATGGGAAGAACACTATGTCGGTACAGAAGTTGATCCCAGAACAGAGAGTTTTTTGACTTGGGAAAGCCTGGAGTCAGTGCGTAGAAACAAAGTTGGCTTGAAAGGACCTATGGCTACACCTATTGGAAAGGGCCATCGATCTTTGAATCTTACATTAAGGAAAGAACTTGGGCTCTATGCCAATGTCAGACCTTGCAACAGCCTCCCAGGTTACAAGACCAGATACGATGATGTTAACCTTGTAACAATTCGTGAAAATACTGAAGGAGAATATAGTGGTCTTGAGCATCAG GTTGTGAGAGGTGTTGTGGAAAGTTTGAAAATTATTACACGCCAAGCAAGTTTGAGAGTGGCAGAGTATGCTTTCCATTATGCCAAGGCCAATGGCCGGGAAAGAGTCTCTGCGATCCACAAAGCCAATATTATGAGGAAGACAGATGGTCTTTTCCTCAAG TGTTGCCGTGAAGTGTCTGAAAAGTACCCTGAAATTCAATACGAGGAGGTCATCATTGACAATTGCTGTATGACG CTTGTGAAGAATCCTGGTCTTTTTGACGTATTAGTGATGCCAAATCTCTATGGTGACATTATTAGTGATCTATGTGCTGGTTTGATCGGGGGCTTGGGCCTAACACCCAG TTGCAATATTGGTGAAGGTGGCATTTGTCTGGCAGAAGCTGTTCATGGTTCTGCTCCTGATATTGCTGGCAAG AACCTCGCGAACCCGACTGCTCTTATGCTGAGTGCTGTCATGTTGTTGCGCCACATGCAATTCAACGACAAAGCAGACCGGATCCACAACGCCATCCTCCAGACCATCGCCGAGGGGAAGTACAGGACTGCTGATCTTGGTGGAAAGGCATCGACATCAGAGTTTACAAACGCAGTCTGTGATCACATCTGA
- the LOC100283574 gene encoding 3-isopropylmalate dehydrogenase, with protein sequence MALRRLLQGSVLPRIIGRDLAPAVAPFSTESGETIRATLFPGDGIGPEIAESVKQVFNVAGVPIEWEEHYVGTEVDPRTESFLTWESLESVRRNKVGLKGPMATPIGKGHRSLNLTLRKELGLYANVRPCNSLPGYKTRYDDVNLVTIRENTEGEYSGLEHQVVRGVVESLKIITRQASLRVAEYAFHYAKANGRERVSAIHKANIMRKTDGLFLKCCREVSEKYPEIQYEEVIIDNCCMTLVKNPGLFDVLVMPNLYGDIISDLCAGLIGGLGLTPSCNIGEGGICLAEAVHGSAPDIAGKNLANPTALMLSAVMLLRHMQFNDKADRIHNAILQTIAEGKYRTADLGGKASTSEFTNAVCDHI encoded by the exons ATGGCGCTCCGGAGGCTGCTGCAGGGGAGCGTCCTGCCGCGGATAATCGGCAGGGATTTGGCACCGGCCGTGGCGCCGTTTTCAACGGAGTCCGGGGAGACCATTCGTGCCACGCTCTTTCCCGGCGATGGCATCGGGCCAGAGATCGCTGAGTCTGTCAAGCAG GTATTCAATGTTGCAGGGGTACCAATTGAATGGGAAGAACACTATGTCGGTACAGAAGTTGATCCCAGAACAGAGAGTTTTTTGACTTGGGAAAGCCTGGAGTCAGTGCGTAGAAACAAAGTTGGCTTGAAAGGACCTATGGCTACACCTATTGGAAAGGGCCATCGATCTTTGAATCTTACATTAAGGAAAGAACTTGGGCTCTATGCCAATGTCAGACCTTGCAACAGCCTCCCAGGTTACAAGACCAGATACGATGATGTTAACCTTGTAACAATTCGTGAAAATACTGAAGGAGAATATAGTGGTCTTGAGCATCAG GTTGTGAGAGGTGTTGTGGAAAGTTTGAAAATTATTACACGCCAAGCAAGTTTGAGAGTGGCAGAGTATGCTTTCCATTATGCCAAGGCCAATGGCCGGGAAAGAGTCTCTGCGATCCACAAAGCCAATATTATGAGGAAGACAGATGGTCTTTTCCTCAAG TGTTGCCGTGAAGTGTCTGAAAAGTACCCTGAAATTCAATACGAGGAGGTCATCATTGACAATTGCTGTATGACG CTTGTGAAGAATCCTGGTCTTTTTGACGTATTAGTGATGCCAAATCTCTATGGTGACATTATTAGTGATCTATGTGCTGGTTTGATCGGGGGCTTGGGCCTAACACCCAG TTGCAATATTGGTGAAGGTGGCATTTGTCTGGCAGAAGCTGTTCATGGTTCTGCTCCTGATATTGCTGGCAAG AACCTCGCGAACCCGACTGCTCTTATGCTGAGTGCTGTCATGTTGTTGCGCCACATGCAATTCAACGACAAAGCAGACCGGATCCACAACGCCATCCTCCAGACCATCGCCGAGGGGAAGTACAGGACTGCTGATCTTGGTGGAAAGGCATCGACATCAGAGTTTACAAACGCAGTCTGTGATCACATCTGA